Proteins found in one Microbacterium sp. LWS13-1.2 genomic segment:
- a CDS encoding formate--tetrahydrofolate ligase: MKSTARVAATADEQPVHLGWARWATAPAPGASVATSNIEIAQQADLWPIGRIAEDLGIPDDELEPYGRYKAKVSLRHLRTLRDRPRGRLVLMTAVSPTPAGEGKTTTTVGLGDALRRIGERAMICLREPALGPVFGMKGGAAGGGYAQVVPMEDINLHFTGDFSAIGIATNLLAALIDNHVHHGNALGIDVRRVTWRRVLDVNDRALRDAVIGLGGPSNGYPREDGFDIVVASEVMAIFCLATDLADLKERLGEIVVAYTRDRTPVRARDLSAHGAMAAILRDALAPNLVQTLEHTPAFVHGGPFANIAHGCNSYLATDSALRMADYVVTEAGFGADLGAEKFVDILCRTTGLRPDVAVVVATVRAMKYHGGVEVADLPHENVAALEHGTANLVRHLRTIRETWGIPAVVAINHRAEDTDAEIAALVAASEAVGVTAVVAKHFAEGGAGAESLAREVVRLCGAPDAAQGPDAASGADAARGADAAPSVGKAQEAGGLRFTYPDDATLWHKMSAIATRIYGASEVTASTAVRAQIKRLQDDGYGGYPVCVAKTQYSFSTDPKLRGAPTGHAVDVREVRLAAGARFVVMVCGDIMTMPGLPAVPAANTIDVDDDGRIVGLF; encoded by the coding sequence ATGAAGTCGACGGCGCGGGTCGCGGCGACGGCCGACGAACAGCCCGTGCACTTAGGCTGGGCGCGATGGGCGACGGCGCCCGCACCGGGAGCGAGCGTGGCCACAAGCAACATTGAGATCGCACAGCAGGCGGACCTCTGGCCGATCGGGAGGATCGCCGAGGATCTCGGCATCCCCGACGACGAGTTGGAGCCGTACGGCCGCTACAAGGCGAAGGTGTCGCTGCGGCACCTGCGGACTCTTCGCGACAGACCCCGCGGGCGGCTTGTGCTGATGACGGCGGTGTCGCCGACGCCGGCCGGTGAGGGCAAGACCACGACCACCGTCGGGCTCGGCGACGCGCTCAGACGTATCGGCGAACGGGCCATGATCTGCCTGCGCGAGCCCGCGCTCGGGCCGGTGTTCGGAATGAAGGGCGGTGCCGCCGGCGGCGGGTACGCGCAGGTCGTGCCCATGGAAGACATCAACCTCCACTTCACCGGAGACTTCTCGGCGATCGGCATCGCGACGAACCTGCTCGCCGCGCTCATCGACAACCACGTGCACCACGGCAACGCACTGGGCATCGATGTGCGCCGGGTGACCTGGCGGCGCGTGCTGGACGTCAACGACCGTGCCCTCCGCGACGCCGTGATCGGCCTCGGCGGGCCGTCGAACGGCTACCCCCGAGAGGACGGCTTCGACATCGTCGTGGCGAGCGAGGTGATGGCCATCTTCTGCCTCGCCACCGACCTCGCCGACCTCAAGGAGCGTCTCGGCGAGATCGTCGTCGCGTACACCCGAGACCGTACGCCGGTGCGCGCTCGCGACCTCAGCGCGCACGGCGCGATGGCGGCGATCCTTCGTGATGCGCTCGCCCCCAACCTCGTCCAAACGCTCGAGCACACGCCGGCGTTCGTGCACGGCGGACCGTTCGCCAACATCGCGCACGGCTGCAACTCGTACCTCGCCACGGACTCCGCGCTGCGCATGGCCGACTACGTCGTCACCGAGGCGGGGTTCGGCGCCGATCTCGGCGCGGAGAAGTTCGTCGACATCCTGTGCCGCACGACCGGCCTCCGGCCCGACGTGGCCGTCGTCGTCGCGACCGTGCGCGCGATGAAGTACCACGGCGGTGTGGAGGTCGCCGACCTGCCGCACGAGAACGTCGCGGCGCTCGAGCACGGCACGGCCAACCTGGTGCGGCACCTGAGGACCATCCGCGAGACGTGGGGGATCCCGGCGGTCGTCGCGATCAACCATCGCGCGGAAGACACGGATGCCGAGATCGCGGCGCTCGTCGCCGCGTCGGAGGCCGTCGGGGTCACGGCCGTGGTTGCGAAGCACTTCGCCGAGGGCGGTGCGGGCGCCGAGAGCCTCGCGCGCGAGGTCGTGCGGCTCTGCGGTGCCCCGGATGCGGCGCAGGGACCGGATGCGGCTTCGGGCGCTGATGCTGCTCGGGGCGCGGATGCGGCTCCGAGCGTGGGTAAGGCCCAGGAAGCCGGGGGCCTCCGCTTCACCTACCCCGACGACGCGACGCTGTGGCACAAGATGAGCGCGATCGCGACACGCATCTACGGAGCCTCGGAGGTGACGGCCTCGACGGCGGTGCGGGCCCAGATCAAGCGCCTGCAGGACGACGGGTACGGCGGCTACCCGGTGTGCGTCGCGAAGACCCAGTACTCGTTCTCGACCGACCCGAAGCTGCGCGGTGCGCCGACCGGGCACGCCGTCGACGTCCGCGAGGTGCGCCTCGCCGCCGGCGCGCGCTTCGTCGTGATGGTCTGCGGCGACATCATGACGATGCCCGGCCTGCCCGCGGTTCCGGCCGCGAACACGATCGACGTCGACGACGACGGACGCATCGTCGGGCTCTTCTGA
- a CDS encoding GNAT family N-acetyltransferase, with product MNAAVTLAPWSPADLPLLERANTPEMTAHLGGPETPAQLEERQQRYLRLGAAGEAAMYRIELDGTPVGGIGYWQVEHEGTPASETGWHVFPEWQGRGIARAALRLVIRLVAARGERDLLVAYPGVDNPPSNALCRAAGFSHHGSGSMPWRGTELTFNIWVLDMAPLDLDACEPDLDERFDEGVLDEKVWWPYYLAHWSARERAAARYSVAPEGLELRIDADTPAWSPEFDGGNRVSHLQTGQFSGPVGGSIGQHRFRDGLVVREAQPERRLHLPRYGVIEVRMAAVRHPDAMVAFWPIGFEERPDDCGEICVAEIFGSEIDDTGGWVGVGVKAQDDPRLHTDFEKIRVDGDLTGFHDYAVEWTPDGLRFFIDHRWVKTVNQTIDYPMQLMLDVYEFPRADGTRDLAALPHVLRVDRVRTFPPA from the coding sequence GACCTGCCGCTGCTGGAGCGCGCCAACACGCCCGAGATGACGGCCCACCTGGGCGGGCCCGAGACGCCGGCGCAGCTCGAGGAGCGACAGCAGCGCTACCTGCGGCTCGGGGCCGCGGGCGAAGCCGCGATGTACCGGATCGAGCTCGACGGCACGCCCGTCGGCGGCATCGGGTACTGGCAGGTCGAGCACGAGGGCACGCCGGCGTCGGAGACGGGATGGCACGTCTTCCCCGAGTGGCAGGGGCGGGGCATCGCCCGCGCGGCGCTGCGGCTCGTCATCCGGCTGGTCGCCGCCCGGGGCGAGCGCGATCTGCTGGTCGCCTACCCGGGCGTCGACAATCCCCCGTCCAACGCACTGTGCCGCGCCGCCGGATTCTCGCATCACGGGTCGGGGAGCATGCCGTGGCGCGGCACGGAACTCACGTTCAACATCTGGGTGCTCGACATGGCGCCGCTCGACCTCGACGCCTGCGAGCCCGACCTCGACGAGCGGTTCGACGAAGGCGTGCTCGACGAGAAGGTGTGGTGGCCGTACTACCTCGCGCACTGGTCGGCGCGCGAGCGCGCGGCCGCGCGGTACTCGGTCGCTCCGGAGGGGCTCGAGCTGCGCATCGACGCGGACACGCCCGCGTGGTCGCCGGAGTTCGACGGCGGGAACCGCGTGTCGCACCTGCAGACCGGCCAGTTCTCGGGACCAGTGGGCGGTTCGATCGGGCAGCATCGCTTCCGCGACGGACTCGTCGTGCGCGAGGCGCAGCCGGAGCGCCGCCTGCATCTTCCGCGGTACGGCGTGATCGAGGTGCGGATGGCCGCGGTGCGGCATCCCGATGCGATGGTCGCCTTCTGGCCGATCGGGTTCGAGGAGCGGCCCGACGACTGCGGCGAGATCTGCGTCGCCGAGATCTTCGGATCCGAGATCGACGACACGGGGGGCTGGGTCGGCGTCGGCGTGAAGGCTCAGGACGATCCGCGTCTGCACACGGACTTCGAGAAGATCCGCGTCGACGGCGACCTCACCGGGTTCCACGACTACGCCGTGGAGTGGACACCGGACGGGCTGCGCTTCTTCATCGACCATCGGTGGGTGAAGACCGTGAACCAGACGATCGACTACCCGATGCAGCTCATGCTCGACGTCTACGAGTTCCCCCGCGCGGACGGCACACGCGACCTCGCCGCGCTCCCCCACGTGCTGCGGGTCGACCGCGTGCGGACGTTCCCGCCGGCGTGA